From the genome of Deinococcus roseus, one region includes:
- the metK gene encoding methionine adenosyltransferase, whose product MRKYYTSESVSEGHPDKLADLISDSILDEFLRQEPTARVAVETLVTTGMAVVAGEVTAQNAYVDVQNVVRKAVRSVGYTRAHYGFDADYSAVMSTIHEQSPDIADGVNYSEEWRHMSEEERAKPENRFSMIGAGDQGLMFGYATSETPELMPLPITLAHGITRRIAQIRKENVLDYLRPDAKAQVTVVREKDDTWVDTVVISTQHNEKVEQEQIKKDMLALVIQHVIPEAYLREETKYFINPSGKFVIGGPHGDTGLTGRKIIVDTYGGAVPHGGGAFSGKDPTKVDRSAAYYARYIAKNIVAAGLADKALVEVSYAIGRANPVSMRVDTYGTGKVKDGQITELVKKHFDARPQAIIAELDLRRPIYAQTAAYGHFGRPEFPWEKTDKAETLRKSAGL is encoded by the coding sequence ATGCGCAAATACTACACTTCTGAATCGGTGTCTGAGGGGCACCCGGACAAGCTGGCCGATTTGATTTCGGACAGCATCCTCGATGAATTTCTTCGCCAGGAACCCACCGCCCGTGTCGCTGTGGAAACCCTGGTCACCACGGGCATGGCCGTGGTCGCAGGTGAAGTCACCGCCCAGAACGCCTATGTGGATGTGCAGAACGTGGTTCGCAAGGCCGTGCGCAGTGTGGGATACACCCGTGCCCACTACGGTTTTGATGCCGATTACTCTGCGGTGATGTCCACCATCCACGAGCAGAGCCCCGACATTGCAGATGGGGTCAATTACTCCGAGGAGTGGCGTCACATGTCCGAAGAGGAGCGCGCAAAACCCGAGAACCGTTTCAGCATGATCGGTGCCGGAGACCAGGGCCTGATGTTCGGGTATGCCACCAGCGAAACCCCGGAACTGATGCCCCTGCCCATCACCCTGGCCCACGGCATCACCCGCCGCATTGCCCAGATCCGCAAGGAGAACGTGCTGGATTACCTGCGCCCGGACGCCAAGGCCCAGGTCACCGTGGTGCGCGAAAAAGACGACACCTGGGTGGACACCGTGGTGATCTCCACGCAGCACAACGAGAAAGTCGAGCAGGAGCAGATCAAAAAGGACATGCTGGCCCTCGTGATCCAGCACGTGATCCCCGAGGCTTACCTGCGCGAAGAAACCAAGTATTTCATCAACCCTTCCGGAAAATTCGTGATTGGTGGGCCTCACGGGGACACCGGTCTGACGGGTCGCAAGATCATCGTGGACACCTATGGTGGTGCAGTCCCCCACGGTGGCGGAGCATTCTCTGGCAAGGACCCCACCAAAGTGGACCGCAGCGCGGCTTACTACGCCCGCTACATCGCCAAGAACATTGTGGCTGCAGGTCTGGCAGACAAAGCCCTGGTGGAGGTCTCTTACGCGATTGGTCGCGCCAACCCTGTTTCCATGCGGGTGGACACCTACGGCACCGGGAAGGTCAAAGATGGCCAGATCACCGAACTGGTGAAAAAGCACTTCGATGCCCGCCCCCAGGCCATCATTGCAGAGCTGGATTTGCGCCGTCCGATTTATGCCCAGACCGCTGCTTATGGTCACTTTGGCCGTCCTGAATTCCCCTGGGAAAAAACCGACAAGGCCGAAACCCTCAGGAAATCCGCTGGTTTGTAA
- a CDS encoding DUF6069 family protein → MTTPILLRKATQAALIAAVLNVLVFLIAKITGVPLQVFQGTIPMDLTALPVALATLIPAYVAAGVYALAQRAGSRGVLVFQGIGWVFLLLSFFPVVTMPVALATKLVLALMHTIAGVTILTLLNARPEAVRTVARS, encoded by the coding sequence ATGACCACCCCCATCCTGCTTCGCAAGGCCACGCAGGCCGCCCTGATTGCTGCCGTTCTCAACGTACTGGTCTTCCTGATCGCAAAAATTACTGGCGTTCCCCTGCAGGTCTTTCAGGGCACCATCCCCATGGACCTGACTGCCCTCCCGGTGGCCCTTGCCACCCTGATTCCTGCTTATGTGGCTGCAGGGGTTTATGCTCTGGCCCAGAGGGCTGGAAGCAGGGGCGTGCTGGTCTTTCAGGGCATTGGCTGGGTTTTTCTGCTGCTGTCCTTCTTCCCGGTGGTCACCATGCCCGTTGCACTGGCCACCAAACTGGTGCTGGCCCTGATGCACACCATTGCTGGCGTGACCATCCTGACCCTTCTGAATGCCAGACCTGAAGCTGTGCGCACCGTGGCCCGCAGCTGA